The proteins below are encoded in one region of Winogradskyella helgolandensis:
- the msrB gene encoding peptide-methionine (R)-S-oxide reductase MsrB: MLTWKDIINFSVNGNPTPDRRVEKSEAEWRAQLTTEQFRITRQKGTERAHSGELCTAYDAGKYNCVCCNTPLFDSTIKFSSGTGWPSFTQPIKENAIKYEKDTAFGMVRVEVMCNTCDGHLGHVFPDGPEPSGLRYCVNSESMILDTETA, translated from the coding sequence ATGTTAACTTGGAAAGACATCATTAATTTTTCAGTAAATGGAAATCCAACTCCAGATCGTCGTGTTGAAAAATCAGAAGCCGAATGGAGAGCTCAATTAACAACTGAGCAATTCAGAATCACAAGACAAAAAGGAACAGAACGCGCTCACAGTGGTGAGCTTTGCACAGCTTATGACGCAGGCAAATACAATTGCGTTTGCTGCAATACTCCATTGTTTGATTCTACTATAAAATTTAGCTCTGGCACGGGTTGGCCAAGCTTTACACAGCCTATAAAAGAGAATGCTATTAAATATGAAAAAGATACTGCATTTGGTATGGTACGCGTAGAAGTAATGTGCAATACTTGCGATGGTCATTTAGGCCATGTTTTTCCAGATGGCCCAGAACCTAGTGGATTGCGTTATTGCGTAAATTCAGAATCCATGATTTTAGATACAGAAACTGCTTAA
- a CDS encoding T9SS type A sorting domain-containing protein, translating into MKKKLLCLAILANSIISYGTTENFHSIKSSNYLAVTPDSQTYVPDDNFEQALIDLGYDNVLDDYVLTASIDTVTNLDVSDLNISDLTGIEDFSALETLLASTNALTSIDISNNLALVELALSYNQLSSLDISNNTALTSLFINDNLLTTIDVSNNAALTRFGIMRNQFTSIDVSALVNIEELFLHENEISSVTFPTTSPLWKLYIYNNVLTELDVSPLTNLVDLRAYSNQLTDLDVSMLSALTNFSANDNQLTSLNMANGNNSNFNYFNTYDNPDLSCIKVDDAAYSTANWTLVDSTSSFSEVCEPQTYIPDDNFEQALIDLGYDDVLDDYVLTASIDTVTNLDVSDLSISDLSGIEDFSALETLLASTNALTSIDISNNLALVELALSYNQLSSLDISNNTALTSLFINDNLLTTIDVSNNAALTRFGIMRNQFTSIDVSALVNIEELFLHENEISSVTFPTASPLWKLYIYNNALTELDVSPLTNLVDLRAYTNLLADLDVSMLSTLTNFSANDNQLTSLNMANGNNSNFNYFNTYDNPDLSCIKVDDAAYSIANWTLVDSTSSFSENCEQMTYVPDDNFEQALIDLGYDDILDDYVLTASIDTATSLNVEGLGISDLTGIEDFRTLTVLLAGYNSLTSIDVSNNLALIELGLSENQLSTLDLSTNTALTSLFANDNLLTALDVSNNIALTRFGVMRNQLTSIDVSALENIEELFLHQNYMSSVTFPSSAPLWKLHIYDNFLSTLNVSQFTDLIELRAYQNQITSLDLSTLVNLEELLINDNQISDITFTSSPISLIYIYNNALTELDLSPLTSLVELRAYQNQLVSLDVSMLPLLSNFSVNYNALTILNMANGNNSNFEYYNSSDNEYLSCIQVDDATYSTANWTLIDDASSFSEDCEYLSLDDNINSTTFSIYPNPADNYITIETNQDIAKYTITNITGQIVYQDNFTSNRIEVSQLKTGIYFILFESDQSIITKKLIIK; encoded by the coding sequence ATGAAAAAAAAATTACTATGCCTTGCTATACTTGCTAATTCTATCATTAGTTATGGTACAACGGAAAACTTCCACTCAATTAAAAGCAGTAATTATTTAGCGGTTACGCCAGACTCACAAACCTACGTCCCAGATGATAATTTTGAACAAGCCTTAATCGACTTAGGTTACGATAATGTTTTAGATGATTATGTGCTTACTGCAAGTATAGATACTGTTACAAATCTTGATGTCTCAGATTTAAACATTTCGGATTTAACCGGTATTGAAGACTTCAGTGCTTTAGAAACCTTATTAGCTAGCACTAATGCATTAACTTCAATTGATATTTCTAACAATCTTGCTTTAGTAGAATTAGCTCTAAGCTATAATCAACTTTCTTCTCTAGACATTTCTAACAACACCGCATTAACATCACTGTTTATTAATGATAATTTATTAACCACCATAGACGTTTCTAACAATGCCGCTCTAACACGTTTTGGCATCATGAGAAACCAATTTACAAGTATAGATGTAAGTGCTTTAGTTAATATCGAAGAATTATTTTTACACGAAAACGAAATTTCATCCGTGACTTTTCCAACAACGTCACCGTTATGGAAATTATATATTTATAATAATGTACTGACCGAATTAGACGTATCTCCACTAACAAACTTAGTAGACTTAAGAGCCTACAGCAATCAACTTACAGATTTAGACGTATCCATGTTATCTGCTTTAACCAATTTTAGCGCCAATGATAATCAACTGACGAGTTTAAATATGGCCAATGGAAATAATTCTAATTTTAACTATTTCAATACTTATGACAATCCTGACTTAAGCTGTATAAAAGTGGATGACGCAGCCTATTCTACTGCTAACTGGACTTTGGTTGATAGCACCTCTAGCTTTAGTGAAGTTTGCGAACCACAAACCTACATCCCAGATGATAATTTTGAACAAGCCTTAATCGACTTAGGTTACGATGATGTTTTGGATGATTATGTGCTTACAGCAAGTATAGATACTGTTACAAATCTTGATGTCTCAGATTTAAGCATTTCAGATTTATCCGGTATTGAAGACTTCAGTGCTTTAGAAACCTTATTAGCTAGCACTAATGCATTAACTTCAATTGATATTTCTAACAATCTTGCTTTAGTTGAATTAGCTCTAAGCTATAATCAACTTTCTTCTCTAGACATTTCTAACAACACCGCATTAACATCACTGTTTATTAATGATAATTTATTAACCACCATAGACGTTTCTAACAATGCCGCTCTAACACGTTTTGGTATCATGAGAAACCAATTTACCAGTATAGATGTAAGTGCTTTAGTTAATATCGAAGAATTATTTTTACACGAAAACGAAATTTCATCCGTGACTTTTCCAACAGCGTCACCTTTATGGAAATTGTATATTTATAATAATGCACTGACAGAATTAGACGTATCTCCACTAACAAACTTAGTAGACTTAAGAGCTTACACCAATCTACTTGCAGATTTAGACGTATCCATGTTATCTACTTTAACCAATTTTAGCGCCAATGATAATCAACTGACAAGTTTAAATATGGCCAATGGAAATAATTCTAATTTTAACTATTTCAATACTTATGATAATCCTGACCTAAGCTGTATAAAAGTGGATGACGCAGCGTATTCTATTGCTAACTGGACTTTGGTTGATAGCACCTCTAGCTTTAGTGAAAACTGTGAACAAATGACCTACGTCCCAGATGATAATTTTGAACAAGCCTTAATTGACTTAGGTTACGATGATATTTTAGATGATTATGTGCTTACAGCAAGTATAGATACTGCTACAAGTCTTAATGTTGAAGGCCTTGGCATCTCAGATTTAACCGGAATTGAAGATTTTAGAACTTTAACCGTTTTGTTAGCTGGTTATAATAGTTTAACCTCAATTGATGTTTCTAATAATCTTGCTTTAATAGAATTAGGTTTAAGTGAGAATCAGCTTTCTACTCTAGATTTGTCTACAAATACAGCATTAACTTCACTTTTTGCAAATGACAATTTATTAACTGCCCTCGATGTTTCTAATAATATAGCTTTAACAAGGTTTGGAGTAATGAGAAACCAACTTACTAGTATTGATGTGAGCGCCTTAGAAAATATTGAAGAGTTATTTTTACATCAAAATTACATGTCATCAGTGACATTTCCTTCTTCTGCACCTTTATGGAAATTACATATCTACGATAATTTTCTTTCGACCTTAAATGTATCTCAATTTACGGATTTAATAGAACTAAGAGCTTATCAAAATCAAATAACAAGCTTAGATTTGAGCACTTTAGTAAATCTTGAAGAATTACTAATAAATGATAATCAAATTTCTGATATTACATTTACTTCATCACCAATATCTCTAATTTATATTTATAATAATGCATTAACTGAGTTAGATTTATCTCCATTAACAAGTTTAGTTGAATTAAGAGCCTATCAAAATCAGTTAGTCAGCTTAGACGTATCTATGTTGCCTTTACTATCTAACTTTAGTGTTAATTATAATGCACTAACGATTTTAAACATGGCGAACGGAAATAACTCTAATTTTGAATATTATAATAGTTCAGATAATGAATATTTAAGCTGTATTCAAGTTGATGATGCTACATATTCTACAGCAAACTGGACTCTAATAGATGACGCATCTTCTTTTAGTGAGGATTGTGAATACTTATCTTTAGATGATAATATAAATTCTACTACGTTTAGTATATACCCAAATCCTGCTGATAATTATATCACCATTGAAACCAATCAAGATATTGCAAAATATACTATAACTAATATCACGGGACAAATCGTATACCAAGATAATTTTACGTCAAATAGAATTGAGGTGTCTCAGTTAAAGACTGGTATTTATTTTATACTATTTGAAAGTGATCAATCTATAATTACTAAAAAATTAATTATCAAATAG
- a CDS encoding FKBP-type peptidyl-prolyl cis-trans isomerase has product MSQVKENDTVKVHYTGKLKNGQVFDSSLEREPLEFTLGQGMLIPGFEKAVIDMKVNDKKTVDIPVTEAYGEVRQELFHKVENAQLPEEVKPEVGLGLVSKDAQGNEHPFKIVEVNEDHIVVDGNHPLAGQELVFDLELVEIK; this is encoded by the coding sequence ATGAGTCAAGTAAAAGAAAATGATACTGTAAAAGTACATTATACAGGAAAATTAAAAAATGGACAAGTCTTTGATAGTTCTTTAGAGCGCGAGCCTTTAGAGTTTACATTAGGTCAAGGGATGTTGATTCCTGGTTTTGAAAAAGCAGTTATCGATATGAAAGTGAACGATAAAAAAACAGTGGATATTCCTGTAACTGAAGCTTATGGTGAAGTAAGACAAGAATTATTTCATAAAGTGGAAAACGCACAACTTCCTGAAGAAGTAAAGCCAGAAGTTGGTTTAGGTTTAGTGTCTAAAGATGCACAAGGTAATGAGCATCCTTTTAAAATTGTAGAGGTGAATGAAGACCATATTGTTGTAGATGGAAATCATCCTTTAGCAGGACAAGAATTAGTATTTGATCTTGAATTGGTAGAGATTAAGTAA
- the msrA gene encoding peptide-methionine (S)-S-oxide reductase MsrA — protein sequence MNTNNLQIATVGGGCFWCTEAVFQEVKGVEQVISGYSGGNVPGKPTYREICSGLTGHAEVIQITFDTNVISYEDILVIFMTTHDPTTLNRQGADRGTQYRSVIFYHDEKQKEIAEVVLKEMIPYYNDPIVTELSEAPTFYEAEKEHQDFYENNPDYGYCSFVIDPKLAKLRKLHSDKLK from the coding sequence ATGAATACAAATAATTTACAAATTGCCACTGTTGGCGGAGGCTGCTTTTGGTGTACAGAAGCTGTGTTTCAGGAAGTAAAAGGTGTAGAACAGGTGATATCAGGCTATTCTGGTGGAAATGTACCTGGAAAACCAACATATAGAGAAATCTGTTCTGGTTTAACTGGCCATGCAGAAGTTATTCAAATTACGTTTGATACTAACGTGATTAGTTACGAAGATATTTTAGTTATTTTCATGACCACGCACGATCCAACAACACTCAATAGACAAGGTGCTGATCGTGGTACGCAGTATCGTTCTGTAATCTTTTATCATGATGAAAAACAGAAAGAAATTGCAGAAGTAGTGCTTAAGGAAATGATACCATATTACAACGATCCTATAGTTACAGAATTATCTGAAGCTCCAACGTTTTACGAAGCAGAAAAAGAGCACCAAGATTTTTATGAAAACAATCCCGATTATGGGTATTGTAGTTTTGTTATTGATCCAAAATTGGCAAAACTCAGAAAATTGCATTCAGATAA
- a CDS encoding DUF7218 family protein — protein MERSRIKNEEQYEALRDKGYSKEKSARIANTPNAGKKGGKAKPYEDWTKDELYEQAKNVGIEGRSKMKKDELIQSLRTN, from the coding sequence ATGGAACGTTCAAGAATTAAAAATGAAGAACAATATGAAGCCTTACGAGATAAAGGTTACAGTAAAGAAAAATCAGCACGGATTGCGAACACCCCAAATGCTGGTAAAAAAGGAGGCAAAGCAAAACCTTATGAAGACTGGACTAAAGATGAATTATACGAACAAGCTAAGAATGTCGGTATTGAAGGAAGATCCAAAATGAAAAAGGATGAGCTGATTCAATCTTTAAGAACGAATTAA